TAAGATGATGGACATACCTGATAATATCATTTTTATCTATACTGTGTTCTAGTGAAGTCTTGTATCCATCAATTGTTAAAGGTTTTTTACCATCAATCATATTCTCAAATTCTTCTCTTATGTAAATATCTCTATAAATATACGTTTTAACTCTATTGGAAAAGGCGTTTAGTTTTGTTTCGTGCCATTTGTTTTTTTCTTCAATCTCTAATTTAGCTGTATTAAATATTTTTAGATATTTGTTATAAAGGCCTAAGGGTATAGTTAACGAATTTATTCCATCACTATAGAAATAACTATTTCCTAATCTATCTATATTTTCGGTTTTGCTTTTGCAAAAGAAAATATCCCTATAATAAAATCGACTCACTATTAATGGGGAAGAATGAGAAATTGATCTATAGTGATGGTACAAAAGTGTATTAATAATTTCTTGATTTTTAAAATAAAATGCATTATTCAAATTGTAATGCGAAAAATCCGTTAGACATACCATTGCTCCAATTGTAGGAACTATTATTATGTCTGTTCCTCTAGCTTGTGGGCTGTTTTCTTTGAAATAAAAGACCTTAAAACTTTCATACCTAATGAATTTTTGAATAAATCCTAATGTCTTTAGAGTATTTCCTTTATTGTCATGTAGTAGCAAATTGATGACTATTTGCCAATCGTTTTCAAGAATTTTAATAAAAAGTTTTTCAACAAGTCTGTAAAAATCCTGCTTAAATGGAATTAACTCTACACCACTATTTAAGATGATAAGAATAGGCTCCTGATGTTTTCCATTTATTGTAGATGCCTCATCAAGTATCCTTAAGATATTTGATAAAATGTACTCTTCTCCTGTTATCATACACTCACTGCACATGGTATGACTTGTCGAGATATGATCATTATTATGGGGAAATATATTGTTGCTACCATTAATTAAAATAGGCTTTGCTTTTGAAGTTTTTACACTCATGTAATTGGAATTAAACCTAACAGCTATTTTATTTTTTTGTTCTATGGAATATTCTTGTCCATTTAACAAAATATCCTCTATTTTGTCTTCTACTTTTCTAAAAGTAATACTTTTTTCATTACTAATCATCTTCATTACTTCGTTAATATTTCTTTCCTGCTGGCTACTTGATACTGTGCTTGAAATAAATTTTGCTATATTTTGAATATGATTAGAGTTATATGGAGGCACTCTTTTATTATTAATCCACTTACTTACTAAAGAAGGATCTACATTTATGCCTCTAGCCAATTGATTATAAGTTATGTTTAGAGATGATACTATAAGCTTTAAACATTCCCCAAATTCTAAACAACTTTTCATAATGCTACCCCCAATACTATCTTTATGTGCTAGTAATTAGCTTAATATTGACCATATATATTTGATTTTCAGAGAAAATGCAACATTGTCAATGACAAAAACATGACACGCAGAAAGAAGTTATATTTCCCTGTGATAATATAGATAATATAACTAAAAATTCTAGCTTATTCTCCAAAACTTGCATAATCATTAAATTATAAAACAAATGTAACATAAATGTAATATTTAAATACAATTATATACATGGTTCAGTTGTTATATATTTTACACAAAAATCCACGTAAGTACATAGTGACAAATATTATACTGCTAGGGGGGCATATAGAATGAAAAAAGAAAGAAGATTATTTGGTTCAAAAAGTTTAAAGGCTAAAATTTCTTTATCATTAACACTATTAATACTTGTTATGTGTGCAGGCTTAGGAATAATATCATATATCAATGCAAAGGAAGCATTAATATATAATGTAAAAGATAATTTACCACAGTTAGCAGAAAGTGCTGCAAGTTTTGTACAATCAGAGCTAACAACATATACTTCATCATTAGAAGTACTAGGAACAATACAAAGACTAAAAAGCAAAGAAGTTTCATGGGAGGAGAAAAAGTCAATTTTAAAAGACGAGACTGAACGCTCTGGATATTTGAATTTAGGTATATCTGATTTGAATGGAAATATAAATAAAGTATATGGAAAATCAGAAAACATTTCAAATAAAGATTACTTCGCGAAAGCTAAAAGTGGAGAAAGCTTTGTATCAGATCCATTTATAGACGATGACAATAGAATTAAAATTGCAATATCAGTACCCTTTAAAGACAATGGAAGAATCATAGGGACAATTGTTGCATATATAGATGCAAGTGTTTTAAATAATATGGTTAAAGATATAAGGTACGAAGAAACAGGATATGGTTTTATTATAAGCAAAGATGGTATTATTATTGGACATCCAGACCATAGCTTAGCTATGTCAGAAGAATTTAAATATGAAAATATGAAGAAGAATGATGAATATAAAACTTTAGCAATTCTTTTTGAGAAAATGATGAATGGAGAAGTAGGAGAATATTCATATACTTTTGCAGGTGAAAACAAACTAAACGGATATGCTCCTATAGGAGATACAGGCTGGTCTATTGCTGTAACTGCACCTGAAGAAGAAGTGCTAGTAAGATTAAATACCTTAAGAAACTCAAGTATGATTACATCTATAATAGCTATAGCTTTAGGTATTGTAGTTTCATTGTTTATTAGCTTGTCTATAACAAAGCCTATTATAGCTGTAACAAAACGAGCCGAAAGAATTGCTGATTTAGATATTAGCGAAGATATAGATAAAAGTTTCTTAGAGAGGGAAGATGAAATAGGAAGAATAGCAACAGCCTTCCAAACCATATTATATAATTTAAGAGAATTTATATCAAATGTTATGAATTCAGCAGAGCTAGTTGCTGCATCTTCTGAAGAATTAACAGCAATTTCTGAGCAGTCGGCGATGGCCTCCCAAAGTGTAGCTACTTCTTCTACAGAGGTAGCACAAAATTCAGAAAAACAGCTAAGAGAAATACTAGATGTAACATCATCTATGGAGCAAATATCTGCAAGTGTCCAAGAAATATATAGTAATGCAGAGGAAATAAATAATTTAAGTAAAGAGACTTTTGAACAATCAAATACAGGAAGAGATGATATCAAAGAGGTAATTTCTCAAATGCATAGTATAGCAAAAAGTACAGAGCATGTTAAAGAATCATTGGAGGAAGTTACTAACAGTTCTAAAAAGATGAATGACATGACAAACTTGATTCAGAACATAGCAGAGCAGACAAATTTACTCGCCTTAAATGCCGCAATAGAAGCAGCAAGGGCTGGAGAGCAGGGAAGAGGTTTTGCTGTAGTTGCAGAAGAAGTTAGAAAACTAGCTGAGGAATCTCAACAGGCAACAGAAGATATATATGAACTTATTAAAAATAATGATGAAATTATCAAGAAAGCTAACATAGCTATGGAAGAAGGCATGAATAATGTCAATAAGGGTATGGACACTGTTAATCATACAGAAAAAACCTTTGAGAATATTGCCAATTTAGTAAGAGATGTTAGTGAGCAAATAGTATTTATATCAGAATCTATAAATCAAGTGGCTAAAGGAAGCGAGAGTGTAGTTTCATCTTCTGTTCAACTAGAAAGTATGAGCAAAGAAGTTTCAGGACAAATACAAAATGTATCAGCTGCTACAGAGGAGCAAACAGCATCTATGGAGGAAATTGCGTCAGCAAGTCAAAGCTTAGCTAAGCTAGCAGAAGAGCTTCAACAAAGCATTGGTCGAGTTAAGCTGTGATTAAGTGTATTTTAAAAAGTTATAAATATTGAATTATATATTTTTTAGATAAAAAAACACCTACTATATGTTATTTAGTACTTAACATAGTAGGTGTTTTTTGTTTAGACTATAAATTTTGAATTTACTATTGATTCTCTAAATGTAACTTCTGCAACTTTTTCAATTCAATTAATATAAAAGTTCCCGTCAATAGAGAAGAGAAAAAGTCAGCAGTTGGGCCAGCCATCCATACTCCATTTAAATCAAAAAAACGTGGAAGTATAAGTATAGCAGGTATAAGCATGAGAACTTGTCTTGACAAACTAAGCAGCATTGCTTGCTTTGGTTTTCCAGTAGCTTGAAAATAGTTAGAGCTTACGATTTGGAAGCCTATAAGTGGAAGCATTGTGAAGAATATTTTCATTCCATTGGCTCCAATATTGACAAGCTCTTTGTCCTTACTATTAAATAAAGCTACTAACTGAGAAGGAAACATTCGGGTTACGACAAATCCAATTATTGTAATAGTTGTGGCTGCTGTTATTGCAAGTAAAAAAGCTTTCTTCACTCTATCATAATTTTTAGCTCCATAATTATAACCAATAATAGGTTGAGAACCTTGATTTATACCGAAAATAGGCATTAGTAATATAGTTGAAAAGCTATTTATAGCTCCATAAGCCGAAACAGCTAAATCTCCACCATAAGTAATCAGACTACGATTCAATAATGTTGTAATGCCACTAGCTGCAACCTGCATTGCAAAGGGTGCGGAACCAATAGCAAGTATATTTTTAACAATATGGGGCTTTAGTTTCCAATTTTCCTTTTTTACTACAAGAGAGCTTTTACCACTAAAGAAATAATTAAGTACCCATGCTGCAGAGACAGCTTGGGATATTATTGTTGCGAGAGCAGCACCCTTAATTCCCATGTTAAATACTATAATAAAAATGGGATCAAGTATAGTATTAAGTATGGCACCTATTAACATAGTTGCCATAGCCATCTTAGGGCTACCATCTGCACGAATAAAGTTGTTCATACCAAAACCTATTGACTGAAATACTGCACCTAATAGAATAATACTTAAATATTCTTTAGCATAAGGTAATATTTGTGGACTTGCTCCAAACAGCTTAAGAATAGGGTCTAAGAATATTAAGCCAAATATAGAAAGAGTTAATGAAATAATTATTAATAAAACCATGGCATTTCCTAATATTAATTCAGCTTCTTCTCTTTTTCCTTCTCCTAGCCTTATAGATATTAAAGAAGTTGCTCCTATACCTATAAGCATACCAAAAGCCATTATAATAATCATTATTGGGAAAGCTATGGTAATGCCTCCTAAGCCTAAGGAATCAACAAAGTTGCCTATAAAAATCCTATCCACTATATTATAAATTGCGTTTACTACCATACCTACAATTGCTGGTATAGAAAACTTAAGCAACAATTTCCCAATTTTTTCTTCACCTAATAATTTTGCTCTGTCCATAAATACCTCCTAAACCGATTTTAATGTTTTGACTATGTTGTTGAAGCTATCAATAAACTTGTTTAATTCTTCTTCCTCTAACACGCTAAATATGGATTTTAACTGATTTTCAAGCTCTTTGTTTTTTGAATGGAAATAGTCTTTACCTTCCTCTGTTAATTTTAGAATAGTTTTTCTTCTATCATGAAGATCCATATTTCTATAAAGAAGATTTGATTTTTCTAATGAATCTATTAAAGTAGTTAAGCTACCCTTTTTCAAATTTAGATATTTTCCTAGCATGGTAGGAGTTACTTTATCCATATTTCCAATAACCATTATTGCCTTATGTTGGTTCTTATTACATCTATATTTATTGTCATCATTATTACTAAAAAAAGAACTTATCTTTTGATGAAATAAAGGAACGAATTCGAGAAAAATAGGATATAACTCTTTTAATTTTTCGTCTTTCAATATTATCACCTACCTTACAAAAAAGAATAGTTAGAAATCTAATAATTAGAATTCTAACTATTCTTTAATAAAAAGTCAACCATTGTTTGTTTTTTATCAGCCTTACACTAATTTTATTAAATGATAAACCTTTTTACCTTTTCTAATAATTATTTTATTATCTCTAAAACTGTCTAAAGTAATTAATATCCCTGGATCCTTTACCTGCTCATCATCAACATGTATACCACCTTGAGTGATAAGTCTTCTAGCTTCACCATTTGATTTAGTAAGTCCTACCTGTGTCAGCAAGCTTAAGATACCTATGCCTTCTTCAAATATGGAGCTTGAAAGCTCTGTAGTAGGCATGGATTCTAGATCTCCACCGCTGCCAAATAGGGCTTCTGCAGTTTCTGCAGCTTTTCTAGCTTCATCTTCACCGTGGATAAGCTTAGTAACTTCAAAAGCTAATATTTTTTTAGCTTCATTAATTTCGGCACCTTCTAGTTGAGAAAGTCTCCTAACTTCATCCATAGGTACGAAGGTTAGCATTCTTAAACATTTATCAACATCTTCATCATCAACATTTCTCCAGTATTGGTAGAACTCATAAGGTGTAGTTTTTTCTGGGTCTAACCATACAGCGCCTTTTGCTGTTTTACCCATTTTATCACCTTCGCTATTTGTAAGAAGAGTACAGGTCATAGCATATACCTGTTTACCAGCCTTTCTTCTTACTAGTTCCATACCTGCAATCATATTGGACCATTGATCGTTTCCACCTAATTGCATTTTACATCCGTATTTTTCATTTAATACATAGAAGTCATATCCCTGCATTAGCATATAATTAAACTCTAAAAAGGATAAGCCTTTTTCTAATCTTTGTTTAAAGCATTCAGCAGTTAGCATTCTATTAACAGAGAAATGGGTACCTACTTCTCTTAAGAAGTCAACATAATTTAAGTCCAGTAGCCAATCTGCATTGTTTACTAATATAGCTTTGCCATCCCTAAAGTCAATGAATTTTTCCAATTGTTTTTTAATACTGTTTACATTATGCTCTATTTTCTCTTTAGTAAGCATTTGTCTTATGTCAGTTCTACCTGACGGGTCACCAACCATTGCCGTACCACCGCCAAGGAGAGCTATAGGTTTATGTCCTCCTCTTTGCATATGAGCCATAAACATCATAGCTATGAAATGTCCCACATGTAAGCTGTCAGCAGTAGGGTCAAAGCCTATATAAAATGTAACAGACTCTTTGTCTAAAAGCTCTCTGATTTCTTCTTCATGAGTAGTTTGAGCAATATATCCCCTTTCCATTAAAACATCAAATACATTCATTAAAATTCCTCCTTGTCTATGCTATTTATAAAATTATTTCTAAATACAAAAAGGGTCTTCTATCCATAATAAGGACGAGAAGACCCGTGGTACCACCTTAATTCGCATCAATAAGATGCCTCTTAGCTATTATATCGTATAGCTTACGCAATACTTTCGTATTGAAAACTCCAGAGCGTAATTCGTGACTTTATGTACTGAAGGCTTTCACCAGCCGCCTACTCTCTATAATGTTAGCATAAAGCACTACTAATTCCTTCATAGTAAAAACATATGTGATTTGTCATATATATTATGCCTTTTATATATTATTGTCAAGTGTTATTCAAAATATTTTTAAGATAGAATTTTATATTAAAATAAATGGGTCTCTTAAAATTTAAGAGACCCATTTAGAGCTTAGATTATTCAATTACTAACTCAGCAGAATTTTCCCACAAACCATGAATATTACAATAGCTTAGAGCATAAACTGTACCTGATTTATTAACCTTCATTTTTGTAACTGTTAAAGGCTCATTAAATACTTCCCCTTCACCGTGAGCAGTATAATTATAGTTACCTACTTCTATTGGAAATTTAGCTCCTTCAGGATGGAAAAATACTTTAATCCAAGAAATATGATGCTCAAGTGTATTTGGATGGCCTATCTCTTCTCCAATTAAAACTTTAATTTCAATATCTTCTCCTGCTTTTGCTTTTTGAGGAATATGTATTACTGGAACGTGCTTTTCACCTTTCCAATCTCCAGACTGTAAAAATTGACTTAAAGATTTCATATTAAACACTACCTCCTGTGTAATTTATTTATCTATATTATACATATTTAATAATATACCCATCAAAATCTAAAAAAAACAAAAAATAATATAAAAAAAACATACATGAGTTAGTAAAAAATCATTCTTTCTGGTAAAATATATATAAACATATTTTCTAGGAGAGAGAGCATGATACAATTAATAGCTACATCAACTTTTGGACTTGAAGCAGTAGTAAAACGTGAGATAATTCAATTAGGCTATAGTGACATTAAAGTAGAGAATGGAAAGATAACATTTAATTGTGATGAATCAGCAATTCCAAAAGCAAACTTATGGCTAAGAACTGCGGATAGGGTTCTATTGAAAATGGGAGAGTTTAAAGCATTATCTTTTGAAGAGCTTTTTCAAGGGACAAAGGCACTTCCTTGGGATGAGTGGATAACTGAAGATGGAGAGTTTACTGTAACTGGGAAATCTGTAGACTCAAAGCTGTTTAGTGTATCTGATTGCCAGGCAATAGTCAAGAAGGCTGTAGTAGAAAAATTAAAGGAAAAATACAAAACAGAATGGTTTAAAGAAGATGGACCTAAATTTACTATACAGGTGTCAATTCTCAAAGATATAGCAACCCTCACCATAGATACTAGTGGAGAAGGCCTACATAAAAGAGGGTATAGAGTAGAAAATGTAGAAGCGCCTATAAAGGAAACACTTGCATCTGCAATAGTAAGCCTAAGCTATTGGAATCCAAATAGGATCCTTTTAGACCCTTTCTGTGGTTCTGGAACTATACCCATAGAAGCAGCAATGATTGGGAAAAATATTGCACCAGGGCTTCAAAGAAGCTTTGCATCTGAAAAATGGCCTAGAATAAGAGATGGTTTATGGAAGGAAGCAAGAAAAGAAGCTTTTAAGTCCATAAGACAGGATTTAAATATGCGTATATTTGCATCGGACATAAATCCAAAAGCAATAGAAGCAGCTAAGGAAAATGCATATGAAGCTGGGGTAGACGATTGTATAGCCTTTGATGTAAAGCATATGTCTAAAATTAATGTTAATGATGATTATGGAGTAATCATATGTAATCCTCCTTATGGAGAAAGGCTAGGAGATAAAAAAGAAGTTGAAAGATTATATATAGAAATGGGTAAGGTATTTAATAAGCTAGATACATGGTCTAAGTATATTATTACTTCAAATGAAGATTTTGAAAAGTTATATGGGGAAAAAGCAAGTAAAAAGAGAAAGCTGTTTAATGGCAGAATAAAGGTTGATTATTATCAATACTATGGACCTAGGCCTGTATGACGGTAGTTTAACGATTGTTTAACAGTAGTGTAACAGTAGTTTAACGATTGTTCAGCATAAAAAAGGAGGGTTTTATATGATAGTTTCACACAAAGGAGACATAAAAGCAGTGAAAATTGAAAACCCACAAGCAAAGGATGCCACAATGAAAGTACTAGTGTCACCTACAGAAGGATGGGAAGGATATGTAATGCGTATTTTAGAAATAGAAGTAGGAGGCTACACGCCAAAGCATAACCATCCATGGCCACATATAAACTATGTAGTAAGTGGCAAGGGCAGACTACACTTAGATGGAAAGGACATTGATGTAGAAGCCGGTTCCTTTGCATATGTTCCATCAGATACGACACATCAGTTTTCGAACATTGGAAATGAAGTCTTTGAATTTATATGCATAGTACCAGAAGAAGGACATAAATAAAGCTAGGTAAAAAATTACCTAGCTTTTCCTATACCATTATGCACCCATGAACATTTTCATATCATCTTCAACATTAGTGATTCCACCGATTCCAAAGGTATCAACTAATACTTTTGCTACATTTGCTGATAAAAATGCTGGTAGAGTTGGTCCTAAGTGGATGTTTTTAACTCCTAAATACAGTAAGGCTAATAGGACTATTACAGCTTTTTGCTCGTACCATGCAATATTATATGATATTGGAAGTTCATTTATATCATTTAATTCAAATACTTCCTTTAATTTAAGGGCAATTACTGCAAGAGAATAGGAGTCATTACACTGACCAGCATCTAATACTCTTGGAATACCACCAATATCTCCTAGCTCAAGCTTGTTATATTTGTACTTTGCACAGCCTGCTGTAAGAATTACAGTATCCTGTGGTAAAGTCTTTGCAAATTCAGTATAGTAATCTCTAGATTTCATTCTACCATCACAGCCAGCCATGACGAAAAATCTTTTAATAGCTCCAGATTTAACAGCATCTACAACTTTATCAGCAAGGCTTAGAACTGTATTGTGAGCAAATCCACCAACTATTTCACCTGTTTCTATTTCAATAGGTGAAGCACATTTTTTAGCATGCTCGATTATTTGGGAGAAGTCTTTTTCCCCATTAGCATCAGGTACTATATGAGTAAGTCCTTCAAAGCCTACTGCACCAGTAGTATAGACTCTGTCCCTATATGAATCCTTTGGAGGAACTAAACAGTTTGTAGTTAATAAAATAGGTCCATTGAAACTATCAAATTCCTTATCTTGCTTCCACCATGCATTTCCATAATTACCTACAAAATGAGAATGTTTTTTGAATGATGGATAGTAATGGGCTGGTAGCATTTCACCATGAGTATATACATCTACTCCTGTGCCTTCAGTTTGCTCTAGCAGCTGCTCGAAATCCTTTAAATCATGTCCACTGACTAATATAGCAGGATTATTTTTTACACCTATATTTACTGAAGTTATTTCTGGATGACCATAAGTGC
Above is a genomic segment from Proteiniborus ethanoligenes containing:
- a CDS encoding helix-turn-helix domain-containing protein, which translates into the protein MKSCLEFGECLKLIVSSLNITYNQLARGINVDPSLVSKWINNKRVPPYNSNHIQNIAKFISSTVSSSQQERNINEVMKMISNEKSITFRKVEDKIEDILLNGQEYSIEQKNKIAVRFNSNYMSVKTSKAKPILINGSNNIFPHNNDHISTSHTMCSECMITGEEYILSNILRILDEASTINGKHQEPILIILNSGVELIPFKQDFYRLVEKLFIKILENDWQIVINLLLHDNKGNTLKTLGFIQKFIRYESFKVFYFKENSPQARGTDIIIVPTIGAMVCLTDFSHYNLNNAFYFKNQEIINTLLYHHYRSISHSSPLIVSRFYYRDIFFCKSKTENIDRLGNSYFYSDGINSLTIPLGLYNKYLKIFNTAKLEIEEKNKWHETKLNAFSNRVKTYIYRDIYIREEFENMIDGKKPLTIDGYKTSLEHSIDKNDIIRYVHHLIYLLKKYNNYEIALISKKNKNLLPCFFFEINGVSSLFINACNPLEKVSNIPENQRSAFSFLFNEHILVKAINEHFLDAWKSIPDINKNKNYIIAWLENILEKLKQ
- a CDS encoding methyl-accepting chemotaxis protein, giving the protein MKKERRLFGSKSLKAKISLSLTLLILVMCAGLGIISYINAKEALIYNVKDNLPQLAESAASFVQSELTTYTSSLEVLGTIQRLKSKEVSWEEKKSILKDETERSGYLNLGISDLNGNINKVYGKSENISNKDYFAKAKSGESFVSDPFIDDDNRIKIAISVPFKDNGRIIGTIVAYIDASVLNNMVKDIRYEETGYGFIISKDGIIIGHPDHSLAMSEEFKYENMKKNDEYKTLAILFEKMMNGEVGEYSYTFAGENKLNGYAPIGDTGWSIAVTAPEEEVLVRLNTLRNSSMITSIIAIALGIVVSLFISLSITKPIIAVTKRAERIADLDISEDIDKSFLEREDEIGRIATAFQTILYNLREFISNVMNSAELVAASSEELTAISEQSAMASQSVATSSTEVAQNSEKQLREILDVTSSMEQISASVQEIYSNAEEINNLSKETFEQSNTGRDDIKEVISQMHSIAKSTEHVKESLEEVTNSSKKMNDMTNLIQNIAEQTNLLALNAAIEAARAGEQGRGFAVVAEEVRKLAEESQQATEDIYELIKNNDEIIKKANIAMEEGMNNVNKGMDTVNHTEKTFENIANLVRDVSEQIVFISESINQVAKGSESVVSSSVQLESMSKEVSGQIQNVSAATEEQTASMEEIASASQSLAKLAEELQQSIGRVKL
- a CDS encoding MATE family efflux transporter, with protein sequence MDRAKLLGEEKIGKLLLKFSIPAIVGMVVNAIYNIVDRIFIGNFVDSLGLGGITIAFPIMIIIMAFGMLIGIGATSLISIRLGEGKREEAELILGNAMVLLIIISLTLSIFGLIFLDPILKLFGASPQILPYAKEYLSIILLGAVFQSIGFGMNNFIRADGSPKMAMATMLIGAILNTILDPIFIIVFNMGIKGAALATIISQAVSAAWVLNYFFSGKSSLVVKKENWKLKPHIVKNILAIGSAPFAMQVAASGITTLLNRSLITYGGDLAVSAYGAINSFSTILLMPIFGINQGSQPIIGYNYGAKNYDRVKKAFLLAITAATTITIIGFVVTRMFPSQLVALFNSKDKELVNIGANGMKIFFTMLPLIGFQIVSSNYFQATGKPKQAMLLSLSRQVLMLIPAILILPRFFDLNGVWMAGPTADFFSSLLTGTFILIELKKLQKLHLENQ
- a CDS encoding MarR family winged helix-turn-helix transcriptional regulator, translating into MKDEKLKELYPIFLEFVPLFHQKISSFFSNNDDNKYRCNKNQHKAIMVIGNMDKVTPTMLGKYLNLKKGSLTTLIDSLEKSNLLYRNMDLHDRRKTILKLTEEGKDYFHSKNKELENQLKSIFSVLEEEELNKFIDSFNNIVKTLKSV
- the tyrS gene encoding tyrosine--tRNA ligase; this encodes MNVFDVLMERGYIAQTTHEEEIRELLDKESVTFYIGFDPTADSLHVGHFIAMMFMAHMQRGGHKPIALLGGGTAMVGDPSGRTDIRQMLTKEKIEHNVNSIKKQLEKFIDFRDGKAILVNNADWLLDLNYVDFLREVGTHFSVNRMLTAECFKQRLEKGLSFLEFNYMLMQGYDFYVLNEKYGCKMQLGGNDQWSNMIAGMELVRRKAGKQVYAMTCTLLTNSEGDKMGKTAKGAVWLDPEKTTPYEFYQYWRNVDDEDVDKCLRMLTFVPMDEVRRLSQLEGAEINEAKKILAFEVTKLIHGEDEARKAAETAEALFGSGGDLESMPTTELSSSIFEEGIGILSLLTQVGLTKSNGEARRLITQGGIHVDDEQVKDPGILITLDSFRDNKIIIRKGKKVYHLIKLV
- a CDS encoding class II SORL domain-containing protein, whose amino-acid sequence is MKSLSQFLQSGDWKGEKHVPVIHIPQKAKAGEDIEIKVLIGEEIGHPNTLEHHISWIKVFFHPEGAKFPIEVGNYNYTAHGEGEVFNEPLTVTKMKVNKSGTVYALSYCNIHGLWENSAELVIE
- a CDS encoding THUMP domain-containing class I SAM-dependent RNA methyltransferase, with product MIQLIATSTFGLEAVVKREIIQLGYSDIKVENGKITFNCDESAIPKANLWLRTADRVLLKMGEFKALSFEELFQGTKALPWDEWITEDGEFTVTGKSVDSKLFSVSDCQAIVKKAVVEKLKEKYKTEWFKEDGPKFTIQVSILKDIATLTIDTSGEGLHKRGYRVENVEAPIKETLASAIVSLSYWNPNRILLDPFCGSGTIPIEAAMIGKNIAPGLQRSFASEKWPRIRDGLWKEARKEAFKSIRQDLNMRIFASDINPKAIEAAKENAYEAGVDDCIAFDVKHMSKINVNDDYGVIICNPPYGERLGDKKEVERLYIEMGKVFNKLDTWSKYIITSNEDFEKLYGEKASKKRKLFNGRIKVDYYQYYGPRPV
- a CDS encoding cupin domain-containing protein; the encoded protein is MIVSHKGDIKAVKIENPQAKDATMKVLVSPTEGWEGYVMRILEIEVGGYTPKHNHPWPHINYVVSGKGRLHLDGKDIDVEAGSFAYVPSDTTHQFSNIGNEVFEFICIVPEEGHK
- the hcp gene encoding hydroxylamine reductase; protein product: MSMFCFQCQEAAKGTGCTLRGVCGKPADVANLQDLLIYSLKGISFYNNRARELGIDTKKADRLIVEGLFMTITNANFDKARFVARIKDALKLRDEVKESVVKVGGSISDITHDAATWFSDSEELFEEKSRYVGVLATENEDVRSLRELLIYGLKGMAAYAEHALNLGYEDDGVYTFIGKALVATTDNTLSADELVALVMECGKYGVDVMALLDKANTSTYGHPEITSVNIGVKNNPAILVSGHDLKDFEQLLEQTEGTGVDVYTHGEMLPAHYYPSFKKHSHFVGNYGNAWWKQDKEFDSFNGPILLTTNCLVPPKDSYRDRVYTTGAVGFEGLTHIVPDANGEKDFSQIIEHAKKCASPIEIETGEIVGGFAHNTVLSLADKVVDAVKSGAIKRFFVMAGCDGRMKSRDYYTEFAKTLPQDTVILTAGCAKYKYNKLELGDIGGIPRVLDAGQCNDSYSLAVIALKLKEVFELNDINELPISYNIAWYEQKAVIVLLALLYLGVKNIHLGPTLPAFLSANVAKVLVDTFGIGGITNVEDDMKMFMGA